The bacterium HR17 nucleotide sequence ACCGCGATGCGGAACAACGGGCACTGTTTGTCGCCTTCACAAACGCCGACCTCGCGACGGAAGAACGCGCGACGGTGGCACGCCTGTTGCGCGATGAGGATTTTCGCGACCGATTGCACGCTGAATGGCGGCGGTGGCAGGAACCGCAGCGAGGGGCGTGGGACGGCAACATCCCGTCGCTGGCAGAGGCGATCGTGGCGCTGTTGCGGGCGAACGGGTTGCGCGTGACGGCGTTGGAAGACTACGGGCATTGCCCTTACCGCTTTTTTGCCCGCCACCTCTTGGGTCTGCGACGCCCCCAAGATATCACCTACATCGTTGACCATCGCATCATTGGCGAGGTGTGGCACGCCACCATGGTGTGCTTTGTGCGGGCATGGCAGGAACGCGGCGATTTGCCCGATGAAGCCACTTTGCGCGACATCGCCCAACGCGTCATCGACGAAAAGTTGGTGACTTACCCCGAGGCGATGCGCGAATTGGTGCGTAAACGGGTGCTGGAGGCGGTCGGCAGAATGTGGCAGGCAGAGGCGGTGGAGCGGCAGCAGGGTTGGCGCCCCGTTGAAGTGGAAGCGGTGGTGCAACTAACAGCCGCTCGGCTAGGCGATGTGCCTGACGCCCTCAAGCCGTTGCCGATCACGCTCAAAATTGACCGCCTTGACGAAAATGATGCTGGGGAGCGGCGCGTCGTCATTTATAGGACGCTGACAGCGCCGTCCTTCCAAGACATAGATGATGGTGTCGCACTGCAGTTGCCTCTGTCTGCTTTGGCAGCGGGCGACGGCGTGACGGAAGCGGTATTTTTGCGGCTGCTGCAATTCACCCAAAGCGGCTACAGCCGTTCGTGCCGGTTGGTTGCAAAGGGTAGCAAGCGTCCCTCGTTGACAGCGATGCGGCAAAAGGCGACGGAACACGCTAAGCGATTTTTGGCGAACATCGCTGCCGCCCAATTTGCCCCTCAGCCGCTTCGGCACGACGACAGTTGCCGCGCCTGCGACTTCAAAGCCCTTTGCCGCCACAGCAAATTGCGCCTGACGGAACGAAGGCGACAAAGCGCCGCCGATGAGTCGTGAAAAACAGCGTCGTTGCCGAGGTGCCTGCGCATGGTCGTCCCTTGGCTGTGCGATGAGCAGGGCAACCCGCTGGACGAACAACAAAAGGCATTGGCGGTTTCGGACGACGCGCATTTGCTCATCAACGCAGGTCCGGGCTCAGGCAAGACGCGGGTATTGGTCGCCCACTACTTGCACCTGCTCATGACCCACACCGCTTGGGACATAGAGGCTGTCGTCGCCGTCACCTTTACCGAAAAAGCGGCGACGGAGATGAAAGAGCGCATCGGCAAAGTGCTGCAACGCGTCGCCCGCGACGCCCAAGAGAAAACATGGCGGGACCGCGCCCGCCAGTTGTTAGACCGTTTGCCCGAAGCGCCTATCGGCACCATCCACAGTTTTTGTGCCCGTTTGCTCCGCCAGTTCGCCCTTGCGGCGGGCATTGACCCGTCTTTTCAAGTGCTGGACGATTTGCGAGCGTCCATTTTGCGCCGCCAAGTGTGTGAACGGTGGCTCTGGGAACACCTTACACAACAACCCTGCGACACCGTCAAAGACATCGCCGAAAGCGTCGTCGCCCATTGGGGCTTCAGCCGCGCTGTCGTCATCTTGGCGAAGTTGCTGGAGTTGCGCCCACTCATTGAGCATCGCCGCAGCGTCAACAAACCGATGTTGTGCCAAGTTGGCACCCTGACAGAAAGCGAGCAGGCATTAGAACGCTGCTACGACGCTTTAGTTGACGCCTACGAGAAGGCGAAGCGTGACATCAACGCGCTGGATTTTGACGATTTGCTGCTGCGGACATGGCGTTTGTTGCGGGACAACGGCGAAGTGCGTCAGCGGGTGCGGGTGCAACATCGGCGCATTTTGGTGGACGAACTGCAGGACACCGACCGCGTGCAGGTGGACATTTTGCGGTTGCTGTGCGGTTGGGATGAGCCTGAGAGCCCCGTGAAGTTTTTTGGCGTCGGCGACAGCCAACAGTCCATCTACGCCTTCCGCAACGCCGATGTCAGTGTCTTCAACGCCCTTTGGGAACGGGCACAAACGACGCACGGCTGGCGCGCCGAGCGGTTGAGCATCAACTACCGCAGCGTTAAGCCGCTGGTGGCGTTGACCAATTATGCCTTTGAGCGCATCTTCGCCGTTAGCGAACAGGACGAAGCCCCGTTGCAACGCATCCGCACCCGCTTGCAACCGATGACAGCGCACCGCACAGAAACGCCCGACCAAACGGCGATTGAGTTCGCCTTCTTCCGCTTGCCCCAGACGATAGGCAAATGGCAGCGGCTGCAAGCGGAAGCCGAATGGATTGCCCGCCGCGTCATTGAATTGCACCGCGATGGCGTTGCCTATCGCGACATCGCCGTCTTGCTAAGGGAGTTGGTCAACGCAGGTGTTTACGAAGACGCGTTGCGCCGTCACGGTGTCCCTTACCACATCATCGCAGGCTACGGCTTCTTTGAGACGATGGAAGCCCGCGACTTACTGAATTTCTTGCAAGTCATCGCCGAGCCCGACGATGAAGTGGCGTGGGTGGCGTGGCTGCGGTCTCCGATGGTTGGCATCAGCGACGAAGCGCTGTTTTGGCTGTGCCATAATGAGCCGGAAAAATTGCGCCCTGAAGAGCGGGCGAGAGTGGAACGGGCGCAACGATTGCGCGAGGAAGCGATGCGTATTGCCGACCGCGCCAGCGTGCGGCAACTGCTGGAGTGGCTCGTTCGCGAGACCCGTTACGATGTCCTCGTTGCAGCGTTGCCGCAGGGACGCCAGCGGTTAGCGAACATCCGCAAGTTTTTGCGCATGGCGCAGGAAATCAGCGATGGGTTGCAATTGACCGTGCGTGGATTGGTGCGTTACGCAACGGCGTTGTTGGAGGGTGAGGTGCGCATCGGCGAACCGCCATTGGCAGGCGCGGCGACCGACGCGGTGCAAGTCATGACCGTTCACGCCGCCAAAGGGCTGGAGTTTCCCGTCGTCATCGTCCCGATGTTGGGCGAGGTGAGCGCGCCTAAAGGGACTACCGACATGGTCGTGGCAGACCCCGATGGCGGGGTTGCCGTCCGCCGCTATAACGAAGTGGGCGAACGCCTGCGGCGTGAAGAGATGCCCAACTTCAACGCCGTTGACCGATGGCGGCAGCAGCGTGAACGGGCGGAGTTGGAACGGTTGTTGTTCGTC carries:
- the pcrA_2 gene encoding ATP-dependent DNA helicase PcrA; this encodes MVVPWLCDEQGNPLDEQQKALAVSDDAHLLINAGPGSGKTRVLVAHYLHLLMTHTAWDIEAVVAVTFTEKAATEMKERIGKVLQRVARDAQEKTWRDRARQLLDRLPEAPIGTIHSFCARLLRQFALAAGIDPSFQVLDDLRASILRRQVCERWLWEHLTQQPCDTVKDIAESVVAHWGFSRAVVILAKLLELRPLIEHRRSVNKPMLCQVGTLTESEQALERCYDALVDAYEKAKRDINALDFDDLLLRTWRLLRDNGEVRQRVRVQHRRILVDELQDTDRVQVDILRLLCGWDEPESPVKFFGVGDSQQSIYAFRNADVSVFNALWERAQTTHGWRAERLSINYRSVKPLVALTNYAFERIFAVSEQDEAPLQRIRTRLQPMTAHRTETPDQTAIEFAFFRLPQTIGKWQRLQAEAEWIARRVIELHRDGVAYRDIAVLLRELVNAGVYEDALRRHGVPYHIIAGYGFFETMEARDLLNFLQVIAEPDDEVAWVAWLRSPMVGISDEALFWLCHNEPEKLRPEERARVERAQRLREEAMRIADRASVRQLLEWLVRETRYDVLVAALPQGRQRLANIRKFLRMAQEISDGLQLTVRGLVRYATALLEGEVRIGEPPLAGAATDAVQVMTVHAAKGLEFPVVIVPMLGEVSAPKGTTDMVVADPDGGVAVRRYNEVGERLRREEMPNFNAVDRWRQQRERAELERLLFVAWTRAKDRLILVGVQDESRKRQSQSGGQNSGWQNWLQLIVDTLQVPVGQGQPALTVADGITVRLWDTSLVGGETAAMERSEAPGVRWLKGEEPVPELPCRTVSLPSEPPPVIRLSVSDLLPQLTVSHATGADAQTGRELGLVVHALLRYGVVEPDERQLAWVAQTVGADARQVCQRADDIRAFLQRARRSRSWQDAERAQKRWHELDFCLRLSDAPAVELVGRWDLIADRQTEWLIVDFKTDAVTSPDAAQRKWDEGYRWQAIAYAFAAHRVFNAATVRVAFVFVALPTPYEVLQIFNPPDWAKVEMQLRERAEMQRIALFTAR